GATCCTCTCAGTTCATTGAATTCGGAATCACCAGCGAGATCCACGGGAACAGGACCAGGATGATGAGCCGTAGGATGTCCGACGCGATGAAGGGCATCACGCCGCGATAGATCTGCCCTAACGACACGTCTTTCGAGATAGAATTGATGACGAACACGTTCATGCCCACCGGGGGCAGGATCAGCCCGAGCGTGACGACCATGACGATGATCACCCCGAACCAGATCGGGTCAAAACCAAGCGCCACGATCACCGGATAGATGATCGGCACGGTGAGCAGGATGATCGCCAGCTCGTCCATGAGCGCACCCATGATGAGATAGACGACCAGGATCAGTGCAAGGACGCCATAGGGGCCGACCGGCAGGTGCACGAGGAAATCGGTCAGCTTCTGGGTCGTCTGCGTCACGGTGAGGAAATAGCCGAACAGATAGGCGCCCATGGCGATCACGAAGATCGATGCGCTGGTCTGCAGCGCCTCCACGAGACATCGTAATATCCGCTTCGGCCCGAGCCGGCCGCGCAGGATGCCGATCACCATCGCACCGACTGCGCCCACGCTCGCCGCCTCCGTGACAGTGACGAAGCCGCCATACATCGCACCTACGACAACAGCGAAGAGAAGAAGCGTCGCCCAGATGTCCTTGAGAGAGTCGACACGTTCGCTCCAGGGACTGCGCGCACCCACTGGGCAAAGCTCTGGCCGGAAGTGGATCACGATCCGCGTGGTGGCGATGTACATGACGATGGCGAGAAAGCCCGGCAGGATGCCCGCCATGAACAGCTTCGAGACGTTCTGGTCCGTCAGGATGCCATAGAGGAGCATGACGACGGACGGCGGGATCATGATGCCCAGCGTTCCGCCCGCGGCGATCGCGCCGGCCGAGATTCCCGGATCGTAGCCCTGCTCGCGCATTTCCGGCAGCGCAACGGTCGTCATCGTCGCGGCGGTGGCAACCGATGAGCCGTTGATGGCGGCGAAGCCACCGCAGGCAAGAATGGTCGAGATGATGGATCCGCCCCTGAGATGCCCGAACCAGGCCTTGTTGGCGCGGAACAGTTCACGGCTCATGCCGCCGGCCGTCGCGAAGATGCCCATCAGCACGAACATGGGGATCACCGACAGCGTGTAGTCGGTGACCGTCCGGAAAGGAGAGTTCATAAGGAGATTGAGGCCTGGCCAGAAGCCGTTGACGCCCGCGAAGCCGATCACGCCGGCGATACCCATCGAAAAGCCGATCGGCACGCGCAGTGCCATAAGGGCGAACATGATGACGAAGCCGCCGATGGCGATGAACGTGTTGCTCATGAGAACTCTCGTCAGGCTGTGAGTGTGCCGCGAACCAGGCGATAAGCGCGCACGAAGGCGACGATCGACGCGAAAACGGCACCGGCTGCCGCTGCCGCGAGGAACAGCCACACCGAAAGTTGAAGCTCGTTTGTGACTTCGAAACTTGCCTTGCTGCGAATAACTTTCAGCGAGAGCATATAAGCCATCGTTCCCAGAAACAGGCCCGAGACCACCGCGGCGAAGACGTCGATGCGGAGCCGGTTCAACGCGTTCGCCGCATCCCAAAGGATATCGACATTGATGTGCCTGCCCGCATAGGTCGCGCTGGCAATGCCCCAGAAGATGGCTACGCCCTGCGCGTAGCCGGAAAGAGAGTAGGCATCCGGAACCTGCACTCCGAAAAGGTAGCGCAGAGATGCCTCGATAAAGGTCAGCGCGACGACGCACCCCAGAAGAAGGCCGGACACAACGTCGATGGCGGAGAGGAAACGTGAAAGCATGACATATGCCCGTCGCGCTGGAAGATCAGAAGCCGGCGCCGTATTCGGCGAGCTTTTTCTTCAGTTCGTCGAGCAACTTGTTGCCGTCGAGCTTGTAGCGTGACACCGCGGCTACCGCCTTCTCGCGGATGCTGTCACCGGCCGCAACCCACTGCTTCGTCTCTTCCTCGTTCGGCTTGTAGACGACATGGCCGGGATCAGCGATCAGATCCGCCTTGGCCTTGAGCTCGCGCTCAGCCCATGGCGTGGACAGCTTCTCCGACCATTCCGGCGTGCAGTGCGAGTCCACTGCTGCCTTCTGCGCGTCGGTCAGCCCTTCGTAGAACGGCTTGTTGAGGACAAAGCCCTGCGTGCCGACATAAATCGGCAAATCGACGTGGTACTTGAGGCTGTCCTTGGAGTTGATGACGGACAGGTCCCAAGGGAAGGTGATGCCATCGACCACGCCGCGCTCGACGAGCTCGCGCACCTCCGGAAGGGCCGCCTGGACCGTCGTTGCCCCCTGCCCCGTGACATAGGCCACAGAGGTGGCGCCGGCCACGCGGAGTTTCTTTCCATTCATGTCGGCAGGCACCTTCACCTGCTCCGACTTCATGTGCAGCGTCGCCGGATGGTGCATGCTCATGACGCAGAGCTTGACGTCGGGCATCTCCAGATCGGCGTAGTCGAGATACCATTCGTGCAGCGCGCGCACGCCCTTCGTGCTGTTGCTGAAGAGGAACGGCACCTCGTCGAGCAGGAAAATGGGGAACTGCCCGCTGTTGTAGGCCGGCGCGACCATTGTCATCTCTGCAATGCCGTCACGTGCCATGTCGTATTGATCAACGGCCTTGCCCAACTGCTCGGCCGGGAAAAGCGTGACCTTGATCGTGCCGCCGGACGCTTCGGCCAGCGACTTCCCCCAATCTTCGAAAGACTTGACCAGGATGTGGGTCGGCGGCACCCAGAACGAGACCCGTATCTCCTTTTCCTGGGCATAGGCACTCGTCATCGTCGCGGCGGCAAAAATGCCAGCCACCAAAGCGCTTCTCATGTGTAGAATCCTCCCGTTCGCGACGGCTGGGGCCATCACTGATTTAACATATTAAGTAATTTTCAGTCTGTCAAATTGGAAAGGCGGGAGCCGGCCCGATCGGGTTAGCTGGAACCGCTGAAACACAGCCTACAGATGACCCGGCTCCGCCCGACTTAAAGCGCGAACCGCCAGGACAGAACCATCTCGTTAACATGCTTTCTTTCGGGAAAAGCATCGCGCACCGCTGGCAGCGCGACCGGGGGTGTCAGTGCATTGCGGCGTGCAGAATCTTCTCAGCTGTCGCATCCGCGCGCGAGAACTCCACAACGATCGTGTCGCTCCTGGCGACCAGGATGCGATCCGACAGGTCGAGGATCTCGGGCAAATAGGAAGAGATCGGGAGCAGCGGCGGCGACCACGCGCCTCAGCATGTTCTTCCTGCCCATGCTGTGCCGAAGAACTGCCATCGCCCCTTCCGCGTGCGCTGCCCTCGCGCGCCTCATCGATCCAGCGGC
The Mesorhizobium australicum genome window above contains:
- a CDS encoding TRAP transporter large permease, producing MSNTFIAIGGFVIMFALMALRVPIGFSMGIAGVIGFAGVNGFWPGLNLLMNSPFRTVTDYTLSVIPMFVLMGIFATAGGMSRELFRANKAWFGHLRGGSIISTILACGGFAAINGSSVATAATMTTVALPEMREQGYDPGISAGAIAAGGTLGIMIPPSVVMLLYGILTDQNVSKLFMAGILPGFLAIVMYIATTRIVIHFRPELCPVGARSPWSERVDSLKDIWATLLLFAVVVGAMYGGFVTVTEAASVGAVGAMVIGILRGRLGPKRILRCLVEALQTSASIFVIAMGAYLFGYFLTVTQTTQKLTDFLVHLPVGPYGVLALILVVYLIMGALMDELAIILLTVPIIYPVIVALGFDPIWFGVIIVMVVTLGLILPPVGMNVFVINSISKDVSLGQIYRGVMPFIASDILRLIILVLFPWISLVIPNSMN
- a CDS encoding TRAP transporter small permease, with the protein product MLSRFLSAIDVVSGLLLGCVVALTFIEASLRYLFGVQVPDAYSLSGYAQGVAIFWGIASATYAGRHINVDILWDAANALNRLRIDVFAAVVSGLFLGTMAYMLSLKVIRSKASFEVTNELQLSVWLFLAAAAAGAVFASIVAFVRAYRLVRGTLTA
- a CDS encoding TRAP transporter substrate-binding protein, whose translation is MRSALVAGIFAAATMTSAYAQEKEIRVSFWVPPTHILVKSFEDWGKSLAEASGGTIKVTLFPAEQLGKAVDQYDMARDGIAEMTMVAPAYNSGQFPIFLLDEVPFLFSNSTKGVRALHEWYLDYADLEMPDVKLCVMSMHHPATLHMKSEQVKVPADMNGKKLRVAGATSVAYVTGQGATTVQAALPEVRELVERGVVDGITFPWDLSVINSKDSLKYHVDLPIYVGTQGFVLNKPFYEGLTDAQKAAVDSHCTPEWSEKLSTPWAERELKAKADLIADPGHVVYKPNEEETKQWVAAGDSIREKAVAAVSRYKLDGNKLLDELKKKLAEYGAGF